The genomic region TAATTACTAAAGATCTAGCCAATGCTACCCTTTGTCTCTGACCACCTGAAAGTTCTCCTGGGTATCTATCTCCATATCCCTCTAAATCCACAATCTTTAATATCTTTTCCACATCAGTCTTTATTCTATTTTTATCTACTTTTCTCATCTTAAGACCAAAGGCTATATTATCAGATACAGTTAGATGAGGAAATAGGGCATAGCTTTGAAATACTAATCCAAAATTCCTCTTATGTACAGGAATTTTAGTATAATCATCTTCATTAAATATAAACTTTCCACTCCTTGGCGATATGAATCCTGCTATCACTCTTAATGTCGTAGTCTTTCCACATCCACTGGGTCCTAATAGGGACACTAATTTTCCCTTTTCTATATCTAAATTTAGTTTCTCTAATACATTAGTCTTGCCATCATAAGATACTGTTATATCTTTTAAATTTAATAAAGACATCTTTTTACCTCCATTATTTTGAAAAATAACTTAATCCCAAGGTTCTTTCCACAACAAACATAATTCCTATAGTCATAAGCATTAATAATACTGATAATGCAGATACTGTGGGGTCAAAATAATATTCCACATAACTCATCATCTGTATAGGAAGGGTACTCACACCCGGTCCTGTTAAAAATATAGATACTGGTACATTATTAAATGAATTTATAAATGCCAACATAAAAGCAGCTATAACACTGGATGTTATATTGGGAAATACTACGATAAAAAATGTCTTTATCTTACTGGCTCCCAAACTCACTGCCGCTTCTTCTATTGAATAATCAAAATTGTCTAAGCTCGATGATATAACCCTGATTATATAGGGGATAATTACCACTGTATGTCCAATCAACAAACTGGTATATATGGGAAGTCGCATTTTTATTATTATAAAATTAAAAAGTGCAAAACCAAAAACTATTCCTGGTACTATAACAGGAGAAAAAAACAGATTCTTTATTATAGATTTTCCTTTAAAATCAAATCTACTCAATGCATAAGCAGCAGGAACTCCCAATATAAGGGCAAATAAAGTAGCTATAACTGCCACCTGAATACTTATACTAAATGTACGAATAAACATTTCAGAATTAAATATATTTACAAACCATTTCATGCTAAATCCTCTAGGTGGAAATGCTATATAATTATCTGGTCCAAAGGACGTAATTACTATTATTACCATTGGAGCAAATAAAAACATATATACCAATATTACAAAGGCTAATAACCATTTATTATGTCTCATGCTATACCCCCCTCTCATTAAGCTTCGATGCCAATCTATTTATAACACCAATTATAGTAAGGGTAGTAAATATCATTATGGTGGCTACCACAGAGGCACTGGTCCAGTCTCCCAATGTCATAGCCTTCTGATACACCAATGTGGATAATACCATATTACTATTTCCTCCCAATAGCTGTGGAGTAGTATAGGCCGTCAATGCTCCTGTAAAAACTAATACTGTTCCCACAATAAGCCCTGGCACACTCAATGGGAATATAACCTTAAAAAATGCCACAATCCTATTGGCACCTAGACTCTCCGCCGCCTCTAATAAATCGTATTCTATGTTTTCCATAACACCCACTAATGAAACTATCATCAGGGGCAAAAACAAATATACTGTACCCACTACTATGGCAAACTCTGTATACAACAATTTATATGGTTCAGATATGATATTAAGTCCCATAAGCACCTTGTTTATTATGCCATTCTTACCCAATATAGTCATCCAAGCAAAAGATCTCACCACTGAGTTTGTAAGTAACGGAAATACAGTACACGCTATTAATATCCCTCGAAATTTTTTGTTTGCCCTAGAAATGAAATATGATACAGGCAATCCAAAAATTATAGTTATCAAGGCAGTAATCAATGCTATTTTAAGAGTCCTCATAAATATTTGCATATAATATTCGTCTTTAAAAAACTTGATATACTCTTGGAATGTTACACCCTCTCCCCCTAATAAAGTGGGAAATATAGTATAAATAAGGGGCATTATAAGAAATACCACAATTATAGTTAGACCTGGTACTAACAATACATAAGACCATTTTCCTTTCATGATAAATCTCCTTTGTTAAATTTGTTGTTTAATTACAATTTTTGTATTAATCACGAACATTTTTATAATTTTTATATGTTATTGTTCATAATTTTATTATAGTATAGCACCTGTTCTCTATTAAGTCAAGATTGTAAATGTCTAAATAAAAATAGGATTGAAATCTGTTCAAATTTAAACAGCTCAATCCTATCTTCTCATTATTCTATACTAAAATATTTATTTATTTCCCATTATGTTTACATCCATATGGGGATATGGAATATCTATCTTTTCTTTATCAAATTTATTTTTGACCATCTCTAAAAGGTCAAAATGTACAGTCCAATAGTCTTCTGCTTTAGTCCACACCCTAACCACAAAATTTACTGAACTATCTCCATGGGAGCCTACCCTTATAAAAGGCTCTGGTATTTTCATTATTAATTCGTGACTATCTATTACTTCTCTTATGGCATTTTTAACCTTATCTATGTCATTGTCATATCCAACTCCAAAGGTTAAATCCACCCTTCTCTCTGATTTAGATGAATAATTTACTATGCTATTATTAGAAAGATCTCCATTTGGTATAACTATAAGTCTATTGTCTGGTGTCTTGAGGTGGGTATAGAAGATCTGAATCTCCTCCACTGTTCCTGAATAACCTGCCCCCTCTATATAATCTCCTACTCTAAAGGGTTTTAGTAAAAGTATTAGCACCCCGCCTGCAAAATTAGACAAACTACCTTGTAACGCCATACCAACCGCTAAACTGGCGGCACCCACTATAGCAACAAAAGATGTCATCTTCACTCCCAACATGGAAGCTATAGTAATAAATAGCAACACTTTCAATACTCCATCTAATAGAGACAATAAAAACGGCCTCAAAGATGGATCTACATCTCTTTTTTCCAACCCATCTTTTACTGGTCTAGATATATATTTTATAATTTTTAATCCTATCAATAATACCAGTAATGCAAATAATAGTTTCATTCCAAAATTTAATAATACAGTCACTGAAATTATATCCAATTCTAACACTCCTCTAGTAAATATATTTTTATAATATATACCCCATTCAAAACTATTTATTTGCCTTTTTTATGTCTACACTATTATATAATGAAAGATCATCACTTAGATTTTTTCTCCGATATATACTTAAAATCAACCCTATCATCATCATATTTATAATATATTGAATCCTGCCATAACTTATAAATGGTAATGTGAATCCCGTTATAGGTGCCAATCCCAATACCATCATTATATTATATATAAATTGTACAGTTAATATAGACACAAAACTGATAACCATAAGTCTTCCATAATTGGATGTAATCTTTTTGGCTGTGTATGCCAATCTAAATATATAC from Clostridiisalibacter paucivorans DSM 22131 harbors:
- a CDS encoding ABC transporter permease yields the protein MRHNKWLLAFVILVYMFLFAPMVIIVITSFGPDNYIAFPPRGFSMKWFVNIFNSEMFIRTFSISIQVAVIATLFALILGVPAAYALSRFDFKGKSIIKNLFFSPVIVPGIVFGFALFNFIIIKMRLPIYTSLLIGHTVVIIPYIIRVISSSLDNFDYSIEEAAVSLGASKIKTFFIVVFPNITSSVIAAFMLAFINSFNNVPVSIFLTGPGVSTLPIQMMSYVEYYFDPTVSALSVLLMLMTIGIMFVVERTLGLSYFSK
- a CDS encoding mechanosensitive ion channel family protein, which encodes MDIISVTVLLNFGMKLLFALLVLLIGLKIIKYISRPVKDGLEKRDVDPSLRPFLLSLLDGVLKVLLFITIASMLGVKMTSFVAIVGAASLAVGMALQGSLSNFAGGVLILLLKPFRVGDYIEGAGYSGTVEEIQIFYTHLKTPDNRLIVIPNGDLSNNSIVNYSSKSERRVDLTFGVGYDNDIDKVKNAIREVIDSHELIMKIPEPFIRVGSHGDSSVNFVVRVWTKAEDYWTVHFDLLEMVKNKFDKEKIDIPYPHMDVNIMGNK
- a CDS encoding ABC transporter permease — translated: MKGKWSYVLLVPGLTIIVVFLIMPLIYTIFPTLLGGEGVTFQEYIKFFKDEYYMQIFMRTLKIALITALITIIFGLPVSYFISRANKKFRGILIACTVFPLLTNSVVRSFAWMTILGKNGIINKVLMGLNIISEPYKLLYTEFAIVVGTVYLFLPLMIVSLVGVMENIEYDLLEAAESLGANRIVAFFKVIFPLSVPGLIVGTVLVFTGALTAYTTPQLLGGNSNMVLSTLVYQKAMTLGDWTSASVVATIMIFTTLTIIGVINRLASKLNERGV